A DNA window from Trichosurus vulpecula isolate mTriVul1 chromosome 2, mTriVul1.pri, whole genome shotgun sequence contains the following coding sequences:
- the LOC118840165 gene encoding U6 snRNA-associated Sm-like protein LSm5, with translation MAVNTTTNPSQLLPLELVDKCIGSRIHIMMKSDKEIVGTLLGFDYFVNMVLEDVTEFEITPEGKRITKLDQILLNGNNIILLVPGGEGPEV, from the coding sequence ATGGCAGTCAACACGACCACTAACCCGTCCCAGCTGCTGCCTCTCGAACTTGTTGACAAATGTATAGGCTCGCGGATCCACATCATGATGAAGAGTGACAAAGAGATTGTTGGCACGCTGCTgggctttgattactttgtcaaTATGGTATTGGAAGATGTCACTGAGTTTGAGATCACACCTGAAGGAAAGAGGATCACCAAACTCGATCAGATCTTGCTAAATGGAAACAACATAATATTGCTGGTTCCTGGAGGAGAAGGGCCTGAAGTATGA